DNA sequence from the Hirundo rustica isolate bHirRus1 chromosome 25, bHirRus1.pri.v3, whole genome shotgun sequence genome:
TGGGACAAACCCAGGGAGAGCTCCCTGCACCTGGAATGAAACGTTGGGATGTCCTAAATCCTGGGACAAACACAGGGAGAGCTCCCTGCACCTGGAATGAAATGTTGGGATGTCCTAAATCTTGGGACAAACCCAGGGAGAGCTCTCCACACCTGGAATGAAATGCTGGGATGTCCTAACTCCTGGGACAAACCCAGGGAGAGCTCCCTGCACCTGGAATGAAATGTTGGGACGTCCTAAATCCTGGGACAAACCCAAGGAGAGCTCTCCAACCTGGAATGAAACGTTGGGATGTTGTTCCCCACTACAGCCTAACAGGACACACCCAGGGGTctccagagaaaggaaagcagatgCCTTTCCCCCGGGTCACCTCTCACCCAGTAACTCTGACATTCAGCTGGATGAGGACCCTGGATCCATAGCTCACATTATCTGTAATTTATGGAaacaggctgcaggcagctgagggCGGTTTCTAGAGGGGTTTGGCCTGAGGGCAGCTCCTGAAGCCCGAAGCAGAGCTGGTCACCCTTGGCTCTGGCTGGCAGGAGGGGCAGCTCCCCCGTGATTCACCTGCCCCACCTCAGCCTTGTCTGTAGGGGGATGAATCACCCCGGTGGAGCCTCTTTGTCTCCCCTGGTTTTGGGGGAAGCCACAGagtgagcagctccagcagagacCTGCAGAATCCAGGATCCGAACAGGCCCCAGCCTCCGCAGCTGATGGAACTGCCACGGGATGCTCGGCAGGGAGCGGGATGGATTCACTCAAAACTCACTTTGCAAAACTGGGGTCAAGCGTTTCAAATTTGCCCAGGAATTTCAGGAGCTCAGCTCAGAGCATTAAGTGCACCCAGGCTGCTCTCTCTCCTTGTCCAGATCATCCCCACATCCACACCATCCACACAACCTGTCCTAGAAGCCTCCTGGGAATGGTCCCTGTGCAGTCCCATATCCCTAAAATGCCAGGAGTTTCATGACAGAAGGCCTGGGGCAGAACAGTGCCAGGAATCATTGGAACCATTTAACAGCAGGAATGGCCTTGAGCTGGTGGCTCTGGGCATGGAGATGACAGTGAGGAAATCAGCGGCAGGAGACACTCAGAACCCTCAAAGATTACATTTCAGGGCTGTGACTTCAGCTCCTGATAGGAGCTATGGGCTCAGGGCACTGCTAGGGGACAAATTTCCCAGGTTTACTGAGGAATACAAAACAATTGACTTGCTAGATGTAGCACGAGGTTTATTTATTGCAACTTTCGAAAGCACAAAAACATTGACAGATGAAAGGCACCAGAGAGCCAAAATCATACAGTCACCAGTCACTACTATCCCCTGTTACAATCTCGTTCGAATTTACAGAGTGTGCAAGCCCCAGTACAGCGTCACCAGCCATCCCTACATGCACGCTGGAGCCCGCAGCCACTCCAGAATTCCAGAACCGTCTGCTCAGCAAATCCCACGGGAAATTTAAACCCCAAGCCAAGGATGGAGACAGCACATACAGAACTACTGCTTGCTGCATGCAAAACTGTACAAAACACCAGAGCTTTTTTACATCTCCGTGGAGATCCACTGACAACCTGGAGTCACATAAAGGAGGGGAGGCTGAAGGGAAGGAGCCAGAGCAGAGTCAGCTGAGGGCTGCACTCCCAACCCTGgagtgatgctgctgctgctgcgcgTCCTGGCAGCCGCCGCTTCCCCACCCGTGCCAGCCGTGCTTGCTGGAAACACTGCACGGAGGATTGCACTCCCACTGCTCACAAATTAGAATTCAATTTACCCCCGCTGCGGTTCTCAGGGGTTCTGCCAGCCAGGCGGGGAAGGAGGGCTGGGTTTAAGATCCGCTGTTTCCCAGGTGAACTGGGCAGGGCAAACTCTTCCTTTCGTGAATTGCGCCACGGGAACCTGAACCTGCACCACCAGGCAGCTTGGAGGGGTTTGTGGAGCAGGTTTAGGAGGCTTTGGGGGAGATGCGTGCAGTGAAATGTGGATTTGGGTGAGTGAGGGCTGAACCATGGCCGTTTAACCTCTCCCCTCGGGGCGGGAGGGTCTCGTACCTCTGGACACACGCTGGGTGTGGGTTTTAGCACCATGGCAAAGagcagggctcagagcagcacaggcactTCCTTTAGGGATTGAAATTGAGGATGCTGTGGCACCACTCAGATAAAACCCTTGGAAAAATAGTGCATAAATCTCGGCGTGGTTATTGCACTGCTCGGGTAATTATCTGCCCCTGTGTCCCTAGAAATCTGTCTCTtggatttctgcaggaaaattgCAAAATGGGAATGCTGAATAGAAATAAAGATTTATTGAATCAAAGCGACTCTACTGTGTATTTTAAGACATATTTataagcagcagctgcagcagcgaTTATGATAAATTTAATATTCAGAGTTCATTTCatgacacagaaataaaatgaataatcCATCAATATAAATTGACTTGAGATGAATATCAAATTGCAAAATCTTTAGAGCGATTCTGTTTGCTAATCTACATGAACATGATCTGGATTAAAGGGATCTGTTTGGTTCAGCATTAAGCAGGAGGGGTAAAGTCTGGCTTTAAAATGAGATACAGAAAATTAGGCAGCTCACAGGAGGGTCTTAGAGACTTCTGTGCCCATGTGGGCAATGCCCTGGGGGAACTCTGCCCCTGGGAAACCATTGTGAAGTCTTAATTCTAAAACCAGGtataaaatatcctgaaatacctggaaaaaaagcaagtggACAGTTATGGACCAAACCACAGGGGTGTTTAACAAAACGTGTCTGACACGCTGAGGCACTTCCATAAATGTCACTGCCAGCCTTTGTGCTTCTTCAGGGGCCTAAATACACTTGCAAATCtccctttaatatttttttaaatacttttaagcATGCCTCTCCATGTTCATTAATGTGAGATGAGCAGATTCGCAACCAGACAGAATCCCATTTCCCCACggtaatccttttttttttgtcatttctaaCATGCAAAATGTAGGGAATTATAACAGCgtttaaaccaaaaaaaaaaaagaaaaggaaaaaaaaattgtaaagcTGTTAGAGATATCAAGACAAATGCAAATGAAGTCTAATCCTTTGTGCTGGAGCGGTGGTGGTTggtggggtggtggtggtggtggtgattcCTACTTTTTTGGGTTACAAAGCGAGTAGGACCTGGAGCACAGGAACCTGGCCTCGGAGCAggctctcctgcctcccaggCTGGGGTTTCAGTGGGGTTTGGGCTCTTCACTCTACGAGCTTCACTGAGAACAGGCGCTTCCCAAAGCGCCAGCGGGACGAGTAAACCCCGACCAACCTCAGCACAGCCACGCCCCGGCCCTCCGCCCCCTCCACCCACGCATCCAAACGGATCAGGAGAAAGAGACAGGATTGCATTACCTCGGTCATTTTGGGCTTCCTGGAGCTGGCCGGGACCAGCCTGCCCGCCTCAGGCCGCGGAGCGGTGGCCATGGTGTAGGTCTCCTTGCTCACCTTCTGCTTGGAcctcagcagggccagggctgcctTGGTGGACACCCCGGGCAGGTTGGGGTTGTAGAGGCTGATGCACCAGCTGGCGTACACCGAGGAGCGGCCATCCGCTTGCTGGGTGTGATTTGGCTTTATGTAGTTTAAATAGCACCAACTGACATTAGTGGTTGTGTGGAGACTGGGGAACTGCAGGACCTTCTTGGTGTCTGTGCCTTCCCGAGCCTTCCCCGCGCCGGCGGCGCCCTCGGGCACGGGGGCAGCGCTGGCAGGGGTTGGTGGAGGCTGCTCCACCAGTTCTTTGGAGTCTTCCTTCTTCACGGGCTGCAGAGGCTCCTGGCTGAGGAACTGTTTGCCAGCTGGCTGCTCGTACTCCTGCAGTGCCTCAAAGCTCGGGGAACCCGACCGGGACGCTGCCTGCTGGGAACTGCTCGGGGTTTCCTTTGGCTCCGACTGCTCCACGGACACGCTGGGTGGTGTCTGAACCTCGACCCTGTCTTGGCTTTCTGCGAGGAAGTGAGATTTATcctgctttttcccttcctctgttGCACTGGGTGGCTTCACCACTTCCAgcttctcttctgcttcagacacttcctcctccttcactctcttctgctgctgggtCTCCATCGTCAGCTCCAAACTGCCGGCTGGGGACAGCATCCTTTTGCTCCCCCCGACCGTGGAGGGGCCCCCTTCCAGGCCAAGGACGCTGTCTGAGGGGCAGGTGAGGGGCATGTAGCCCTTTCTTTCCGGTAAGGGCAGGGGCACTCTCAGGTACGGGCTCTGGAAAAGgcttctctgctcctctgtgaTCATCTGGGCCAGGTCAAAGCCCAGCCCGTGGACGTCAGCGCTGCACACCAGGGCGCCCTTGGGCTGGCGGTCATCGAATTTGGGGAGGACGATGGTGGAGGAGCTGCACTGGGACTGCGTGACCAGGATCTGGGAGAGCGTGGTGTACATGGCGCTGCCGTAGGAGGGCATGTTGGTCTGGATGCGAACGGGGACAACCAGGGACACCATGGGCTCCGTCCGGGTGGGGACAACGAGCTGGGTGACGGTGACAGAGAGCGCGGGACTCGCTGCGCAGGTCAGAGGGTGCAGCCTGCTGTCCGAGTCGTAATCCGTGCACGGGGACAGGCTGGAGCTTCCTGCTGCCGAGAACAAACTGGATTTGATCTGTGGCAAATGTCCACCGGCATCGCCCGGCAAGTGGAGGGCAAACTGAGACTGGAGCGGCAGGAAGAAGGCGGAGGGGATCGGCGAGGAGCCGGGGTAGTGCACGGGCAGGAACGAAGGGTGCCTGAAGGACACCTCGGCGGGGTGAGACATCAAGGGAGGAGCGATGTGGAGCGGGCCCGGGTGGATGAGCGTTTGCGGGAGGGGCAGCGGCGGGGTCTGGAATATGGAGGGAGGGATCTGAGGCATGGAGAACTGGGCGGAGAGGATGTCAGACATGGTGTGCGCAGCGAAGAGCTCTGCAGACTGCCCCGGCTGCGGCAGGAGGTGCTggtaggggaatatggaaacCTGGGGGGCCATGAAGTGCTTCTCGTGCAGCGTCAGCTGCGGCACGGGGTGGTGGAacacctgcagagcctctgTGTACGGCGGGCTGTAGGACGGCTCGGGGCTGTCCTTTGGCTGGCTCTTGTCGCTCGGGTAGGTGCCGTGAGAGGGCAAAGGGGAGGACGAGGTCGGCTGATGGGGCAAACTCGTGGCAGGAGATTTACTTGAAGAAAGAGCCGGATCCTCCGTGTCCGGCcagcccggcggggccgggtcTGGCTCATGCTCGGGGTGCCTGGTGAGGGATGCCTGCCGCACCAGGAagcatttcctcctctcctggggGGCTGAGGAGGTGGAGGGGCCGGGGGTGGAGGCTGGAGTGGAGGACAAGCTCCCATAGTCGAAGGATTTACTGCGAGTCTCTGACATCTGGGAAGGGTGGGACACGTTGGGCGTCTGCTCGGAAGCGGATCTCCGCATTTCCCTGGAATGGTGGTGGTGGCTGGGGACCATCAGCATATGGGAGCCAACGCCgggaggtttggggtgggattcGGAGGGCTGGCTGCTTGACTCTGGCTTGGTGTGGTCATCCCGGTCGAAGGAGATGGAGTGGCTGGAGCCGTGGGACAGGCTGCTCTCCTGACTGGGGCTCCGGGTGAGAGAGACGGACTCAAAGCTGGACTCCCCGGAGGACTGGGCCATTTCTGCCAGCCGGAGCCGCTTCTTCTTGGGTGGGAGTTTTTccgcagggagctgggaaagagtCTGGCTCCTCTGCGGCCACTGGAATTCCTCGGTTTTCTCTGGCTCCTTCGGAGGAGGCTCTGGCTCTGTTTCTGGTCTGTCCGGCTCTTCAGTGACCAGAATCTCAGGGACCTGGATGTTGGGCTGGCGgaccagcctgggctgcagggagtgAGGGGGGCGGCTGTGCTGGGGCGTGGGCTGAgatgggaactgggacagggGCTTGTCCTCTTCcaagctgctgggctgctcGATGGAGTCTGACTTCTCAAAGGAGCTCGTGTGCTGGATGACAGAGATCTCCTTGGAGGTTGTTCTCCTCTCCTTGCCCTCCGCGCCCGAAGCCGGTTTGGTGTTCCTGGAATGGAAGCCGGCACTGGCCTCGGAAGGTGCGGATTTTCCCGAGTCTGCTGGTGACTTCATGGATTCACGGGTCAGGTTTAGAGCCACATCAGACGAGGCCAGGTTTGCAAACTGGGTGCCTGGGCcggtgctggaggaggaggcgTCAGACATTTCGAAAGCTGGAGGTTCCTCGTCGTCCCCGAGGCTCTTCTCCTTCCGCCTCTTGCGCAGCGGGGTGAGCTCCAAGGTGCTGCCCAGCTTGTAATGCATCATCTGGGGCCACACGTCGGGATCCGCCGCGCTCTTCTCCGGCTCTGACGAGGTGTGGGACGTGGCAGAGCGGGGCTTGGAGAGCTGCAGTTCTGAGCAGTAGTACTTCTTGTGGGCCTCGTAGTTGTCCCTTTTCTTATAGCGAGCGCCGCACACGTTGCACTCGTACATGAACCCTTTCGCCTTCGGGCCCTTGCGGGACTTTTTGGTAAGATCGCTTTCCTTGGTTTCAGGCTCCTCGGGAGCTTTGGGAACAGTTTCTTTGCTGGCAGAGCCGGCCTCCTCCGAGACGTATTCCACTCCCAAGGGTAGCTCGATGGCTGGTTGGCGTTTCAGCATTCGAGGGTGGGAGGAAAACGCTTGGCTGCGGCTTAAGACTTCCGGCTCCATGATGTGATCATCGAATGAGTAGCTACCTCTAAAGGTGTGTGGAGAGCTTATAGTGCATGCAGCAGAAGGCATTGAGTGGCTTCTTAGGAGAGGCACTGTCTCTGTGGCACTGTGGGATTGCTGAAGTGACAACAATGATTGTTCGGGCTTCATTTTTTCACCGTGGCTGCTGGAACCAGACTTGATGTCGAACTGGAACGGTTCTCTGTACGCACCGGACTTTGGGGATTCAATGCTGCTACGCCTTGACAGAGAGCTTCTTCTGGGCTTCACACTGTCGATTTCACTGGTATCCACCACGGCTTCGTTAATGGTAATTAGCTTAGTGATGTGTTCGATCACCTGTGTTCTAGGCACAGACAACGGGACCATGCTGGGCTTCTCGTCGCCGGACAGGTGTGGGAACCCCTGGGTTGTGTTTGCAGCCAGCGCCGCCGTCCTTTGCCCAATCCTCCCACACTTCCCGAAGATGATCTCGGCGTAAGATTTGGCGTTGGTGTTGGGAGGGCTGATCTGCTGCTCCGCGCTCTCGGATCTGGAGAAGTACCCGGACTCCGTGCTGCCTTTGCTGCCGGGGCTCAGGAATGCCTGCTCGTCGATCACCTTCTTGCGCTCGCTCAGGCGCAGCGCCAGCTTCTGCTTGATGGTGTGGGTGTCCTCGGACTTATGGCTCAGGGCGTGCTCCGACGACGGCTCCACGAACTGGGAGCTGTCCTCGAGGGACTGGGACATGCTGGAATGGGACAACGAGCAGCGGTCGTGGCTGGAGCCTTGGCTGCCCGCGCTCAGGaggctgctggagagcagggtGTGCTTCTGCCTGGGCGACAGCTCCACGCCGTGACCCGACATGGCTGCCGTCTCCTCCTCCGAGTCCGTGCTTTCCCCTTCTGTCGGCTCCTCGAAGTCCTCCCCGCCCATCCGCTCCATCTCCAGGCTCGAGGGGTACATCTCTGCTCCGATCCCTGAGGCCAGCCCAGCTTTTATCCGGTGAGCGTGAGACTTCCTGTGTTTGTACAAATTGCTCTTGGTCTTGAAGGAGAAGCCGCATGGAATGCAAGGGTAGGGCCTCTCGCCGGTGTGGGACCTGATGTGCTTCTGGAGCACGCTGGGCTTCGCGCAGGGCCTGCTGCAGTACTGGCAGATGTACTTGCCCGGCTTCGGAGGCTTCTTCTCCTTCTTGTGCACCTCCTCAGCTTGCTTCAGGGACACCTGGGCAGGGCGGGGGATGAAGACCTTCTGCACGGCCGGCATGTCCTCTGCGGGAATGATGGGCTGGGAgtgggctgggaggagctggccGTGGTGGGCGTGCAGCCCGGGGGACGGGAAGGAGCCAGAGGGCCCTGGCCTGACTGGATCAACTAGCTGCCATGTGGGACCTTCCAGGACATGCTCCGGCTTCCCCGGGGACATAAATGCTGGTGCCAGTGCGTGCTGCTGAAGCTGCGGGACGTGGGCGGGGTGGTCGAAGGAGGAGGGCTTGGGCTGTTTCTGGTGGCCGGGCTtctcctggggctcctctcGCGGAACGGGCAAGGAGCCGGAAAAGTGCTGCTGAGAGATGATATCTCGGAGAGGGGttcctggggaaggagcagagctgccctggtACGTAGCTGGGGATGAAATACTGCCTTGGAAAGCCTCTCCTTTGGGAAGCCTCTTTCTTGGACTTTCCTCAGCCTTTTTTGTGCTCTTCTGGCTTTGTTCAGGATCCATGACCTTAAAAGGGTCTTTGAATGCTATTTTGGGAAGGTTTTGGCAGGCTTCATTTATGAATAATAAAGGTCCCCTCTGTAGATTCCCTGTTTTGCCTGCATTTGCTACGAAGCTGGAGCCGCCAGGAGATGGTTGTTGATTTAAGATTTTACTAAAGTGTCACTAGTTGCTATttgattcaaaaaaaaaaaaaaaaaagtttcaaggTCAATAAAGTTCACATTGGTAACACATGACAAACTActtcaaagacagaaaactttCCAAAACTTTCAgtccaaatattttccttgtgaaCTTGGTTAAGGCTTTAAACCTTgccattttatttcagttgacAGTGGCAAGCCTTCAAAGTCAAGATGCAACCCACAATGTGTCTCTTGTTTGTTATGCAAACCTTTGAAAACTTGAGACTTTAGCGCTCATCTCAGAAagatcctcttttttttttttttttttcctctctcctgcgCAAGGAAAATAACACTGAACGGTGGATGTCCCCCTGTGTCTTCCTTCTGTTCCACTTTGGAGTTCAAAAGCCTTGGAAAAGTATTTCCCACATTTCTGTAATTAcatccaaaagaaaaacagacaagaaaaatgACTTTAGCTTTTGTGTGTAAGTAATTAACCGCTGCTCCTTCTGGGGGGGGttaacagtaaatattttgcaCACAAGTAATTCAGAACAACTCACTGAATGCCTGCCATTCACAAGACATTACTTTTAATGGCAACCTAAACATAAATTGCGCTCAGGCGAACCTCGGGGACTCGGTTTAATGCTCACAAAACCTGGCTCTGAGGCAGCAACCAAAGACAGGAACTTGAAACAGAGACAGTTTGggaaaatgaattaaaactCTTTCAAACTCGAGTTCCTCCTAATCTCCTGCAAACATGTAGGGGTTTAAAGTTTTTATAATTGTATTTCCCTTCCAAACTGACTGACTCCAAAGCTCTTACTGGCCTCACGCCTCTTACATCCCTGACAAATAACAAGGCATCTCCTCGGGATAAAAGCTGCTCTCGAGCTGTGCTAATCTTCAGTGTCACCTACAGCAAAGGCAGGTAAAGAGGAGCTTTTGTTGAAGTGTTGCTTCTTTAATTTCCTGCCTTTTGTCACCACACAAAGGTACAAATCCAATTTCTGTGGcacacagaaacaaaggtgCAAATCCAATTTCTGCGGCGCACGTGTGGGGTGTCATCGTGGGCTGTGCCTAAAGGGAAACCCCTCTGAAATGAGTGTGGATGGGACCTCTCAAACCCTCTCAACCACCCTGGCCAGCAAACACAGCTCAGGGTGGGATGGGAATTGCCCTGGAACGGCACCCTGGCTGCACTGGAGTCAGCCAGTGTGTCCAGAGATGGAGTGGAAGATGGGTGGGATGCTCTGACGGAAAAGAAGGGTGGTGCTTTTTAAATGAAGCGAATTGATAGGTGTGACTTATAATGACAAATTAATTATTGTCCTTCTTTCCGAAGGTATTGCCTGAGGGCTAGGACGGGATTAGACTGGATTAATTAGAGGaaattgctccaagccctgtgctccctggggatggggctgaAGTGCAagtccagcagagcaggacGGAGCAGGGGACTGAGGTCTGAGCTCAGCGATGGCCCAACTCCCTCCTGAAGCGTGAAGAGCCAGCAGGAGAAAGCACAAAATCCCACTCCTGGGATTCCTTGCTCCTCATTCACTCCTGCAACCCTGCGGACTCAGTGAGAAAAGGGACACAAAGTTTAAGGGGATTTAGCTTAATTTAGCAGAGTCTAACGCTACTGGGATGCCCTGGGACACATCACGACCCGCCAGACTTCACGAACTCTCTGAAAACTGTCACCTCGGATGGCCAAATTTAGGGTGCAAGTCCTTGGACACGACTCTCTCacggagaggggcagggacgCAACGGGGACAGCGGATCCCCCgaggggctcagcccaggggcTCCCCTGAGATGTCATTTTTTACTGCCTGGAGAGGTGGCTTCTCTTACTGCCCACCTGTGTCACCACATCTCAGGGAAATGACACAAGAGCAGTCCCAAGCCTTGaacttcccttccctttcctcaaATCCAGGTCCTGCTCCATTCTAGCACCAGCTTCAAACTTCCCAGGACCTGCAGAGCACCTGCTCTTGCCCTGACTTGCTGGAGAAGTCAGGCTGACTGCTGTGAGAAGgatttaattacattttgaaaCCCCTTTTCAGAGAGCCCTCAATGGTGAGTAACCCTGGCCGTGGTCTGGGCTAGACTTTGAGCCCAGCATTTATTCAAGATCAAAGACACTCACGGAGCTGATTTATCACCTTGATTTCTGCGCAGATTGCTGGGCTTTGCCCCACTCGTGACACACAGAGCTTTTTAACTTGGGAGAACTGGATTTAAGCAGGGACAGAGAACATGAGCTGGGTAGAAGTGGATTtaagcagggattttttttcagcacgAGCAGAGTGACCTGCCACAAGCTCAGTTATTCACATTTAAGAATTCCCAACTCAACCTGAACGACCTTACAATACTGAATTTTCTCCTATAGGCCACATATCAATTCCTAATAATTAGGCTTTAATAACAAATTTAATAATCAGGCTTGCAAAGAAAATTCTTGAGTTAATTCATTGTCACCCCAAATATTCAGACCGTCCTCATTCTCCTCTGATGAACACATGGGCCCCagctgattttttattttttcaggaattCTGCACGAAAGTGAACAATTCCAGAACAGgccaacaaacaaacacacctggctgcctgcagcagcgAGCTGGGCCATTCTGGGCCAGTTCAGGCTACTCCGGACATCGTTACTGCATTACTGGGAATGAGGCTCCTGGAATGCCAGTGGCCAAGGATAATTCTCCTGACTGGAAGCAGTTTGTCCAGGCTGGGACTCCTCCAAGGAAAATTTAACAGTGCAACAAAAAATGGGAGGGAAATAATTGAAGCCTGGGAGGGTTTCTCCACTGAGGAtccagagggaaggaggaagaaaaggggaaattcaTCGggatctgcagctcctcccgaggggcagctcccagctctgctctgggacagggacagcaccagggcac
Encoded proteins:
- the HIVEP3 gene encoding transcription factor HIVEP3 isoform X2 gives rise to the protein MDPEQSQKSTKKAEESPRKRLPKGEAFQGSISSPATYQGSSAPSPGTPLRDIISQQHFSGSLPVPREEPQEKPGHQKQPKPSSFDHPAHVPQLQQHALAPAFMSPGKPEHVLEGPTWQLVDPVRPGPSGSFPSPGLHAHHGQLLPAHSQPIIPAEDMPAVQKVFIPRPAQVSLKQAEEVHKKEKKPPKPGKYICQYCSRPCAKPSVLQKHIRSHTGERPYPCIPCGFSFKTKSNLYKHRKSHAHRIKAGLASGIGAEMYPSSLEMERMGGEDFEEPTEGESTDSEEETAAMSGHGVELSPRQKHTLLSSSLLSAGSQGSSHDRCSLSHSSMSQSLEDSSQFVEPSSEHALSHKSEDTHTIKQKLALRLSERKKVIDEQAFLSPGSKGSTESGYFSRSESAEQQISPPNTNAKSYAEIIFGKCGRIGQRTAALAANTTQGFPHLSGDEKPSMVPLSVPRTQVIEHITKLITINEAVVDTSEIDSVKPRRSSLSRRSSIESPKSGAYREPFQFDIKSGSSSHGEKMKPEQSLLSLQQSHSATETVPLLRSHSMPSAACTISSPHTFRGSYSFDDHIMEPEVLSRSQAFSSHPRMLKRQPAIELPLGVEYVSEEAGSASKETVPKAPEEPETKESDLTKKSRKGPKAKGFMYECNVCGARYKKRDNYEAHKKYYCSELQLSKPRSATSHTSSEPEKSAADPDVWPQMMHYKLGSTLELTPLRKRRKEKSLGDDEEPPAFEMSDASSSSTGPGTQFANLASSDVALNLTRESMKSPADSGKSAPSEASAGFHSRNTKPASGAEGKERRTTSKEISVIQHTSSFEKSDSIEQPSSLEEDKPLSQFPSQPTPQHSRPPHSLQPRLVRQPNIQVPEILVTEEPDRPETEPEPPPKEPEKTEEFQWPQRSQTLSQLPAEKLPPKKKRLRLAEMAQSSGESSFESVSLTRSPSQESSLSHGSSHSISFDRDDHTKPESSSQPSESHPKPPGVGSHMLMVPSHHHHSREMRRSASEQTPNVSHPSQMSETRSKSFDYGSLSSTPASTPGPSTSSAPQERRKCFLVRQASLTRHPEHEPDPAPPGWPDTEDPALSSSKSPATSLPHQPTSSSPLPSHGTYPSDKSQPKDSPEPSYSPPYTEALQVFHHPVPQLTLHEKHFMAPQVSIFPYQHLLPQPGQSAELFAAHTMSDILSAQFSMPQIPPSIFQTPPLPLPQTLIHPGPLHIAPPLMSHPAEVSFRHPSFLPVHYPGSSPIPSAFFLPLQSQFALHLPGDAGGHLPQIKSSLFSAAGSSSLSPCTDYDSDSRLHPLTCAASPALSVTVTQLVVPTRTEPMVSLVVPVRIQTNMPSYGSAMYTTLSQILVTQSQCSSSTIVLPKFDDRQPKGALVCSADVHGLGFDLAQMITEEQRSLFQSPYLRVPLPLPERKGYMPLTCPSDSVLGLEGGPSTVGGSKRMLSPAGSLELTMETQQQKRVKEEEVSEAEEKLEVVKPPSATEEGKKQDKSHFLAESQDRVEVQTPPSVSVEQSEPKETPSSSQQAASRSGSPSFEALQEYEQPAGKQFLSQEPLQPVKKEDSKELVEQPPPTPASAAPVPEGAAGAGKAREGTDTKKVLQFPSLHTTTNVSWCYLNYIKPNHTQQADGRSSVYASWCISLYNPNLPGVSTKAALALLRSKQKVSKETYTMATAPRPEAGRLVPASSRKPKMTEVHLPSLLSNEGRKDITRAEKDEEKRGKSEEEALVTKRGEPVRIKIFEGGYKSNEEYVYVRGRGRGKYVCEECGIRCKKPSMLKKHIRTHTDVRPYVCKYCNFAFKTKGNLTKHMKSKAHSKKCQELGVLVSSLVDLEAEEGTSEDLFQDSEGREGSEPIEEHQFSDLEESDDDDDNEDEEDEEEEESQDEPALKLPEGKHGTLLLHSSGGSPSSQEEGTETSTAQEAASSTPKAGEGQQASSSSSGLETKWSADSSDIAVCHSFLSLHRPALTSTEHLAPAERESVTRPQMSLAMDLSTSKDASPRKRWSPSQDCGRGGGSSRPMIARKHLLTKNETSPKRFSPTAELSSLRCLSPGRGLSPCQRLSPRREASPLRCVSPRLELSPSRHLSPRRELSPRTSLPPDGEASPARHSSPSREMASLRYFSLKKVLSPGCLELSRFPPPGKEDSPGASKSAEDKVPSSYQAQPGIFSSMPLPHRFFGKNLQLYESKLMEPRSPPRSPGAPQPACPRPLQAPHDLHAPGRGEENVFSHLPLHSQQLARTPYPMIPIGGIQMVQARPSSHASLVPGPVLPLQAGHLASAAGRAARRDGEPQSPPEPSSESVSPVAKVSKYALSPETTAGGFSEEKMRTSELRPEQEEHRPAAEAEPGPAQQPGPSVSPSSPSTPQEPSPEPSASGEEPSKATGEQQSGSSSTPSEPACTFISAVPSLARDSPSEAPPGQAQPCSLRPRNLSGSSPHPEHSDLGQTHEKVDENAGST